The genomic region GGTTGGCAGAGAAGTGACCGTGCACTCGGTGAACGTCTTCTCGCATCTTGTTGCCTGCGAGAGGGTGGCGAGGGAGGCGTACCGCGTTTACCCCAAAAAGGGGTCAGTCTGGGCGCTCCATGCCGGAGAGTACGCCGACACCGGGAGGCCCAGGTATGACTTTGTGGTGTTCCTCAGCGGGTACAGTGAGGTCCACGGCATCAGCTTCGGCTACCTGGAGAAGATTGAGGGTTTCAGGAGCATCTTCACCCGCAGCGACATTGGTGTTCGTGCAGTTCAGTACCTCCGGGAGGGTGATGTGGGGATGCTTTCACATCAGACTCCGGCGAGGAAAGTCTCCAAGGGTGAGGCCTCGACTCTGCCTCCTGGGGATTGCTGGGAGCTTGACCCTGCATCCTTGCCTGCTGAATTGCTGCATGCCTAGAGGCAGAAGAGGTGGCTTTGGATTGATAATGTTGACAGGCTGTTAGCAGTGTTCAGATTCCAAGTAGTGTAGAAGTATGGGAAGAACGTCATTTCGTTGGTGTCAGATGCTGTGATGTTGCTTCTGTTTGCAAATTCTAGATGGATATTGGCCTTCTTCAAGTAGAGACTTAGATATCATGGATACTTGTGGCTGTTTCATTGTTCAGAGCTCAGTGCTCAGTGTTGAGTTCTACTACCCCACAACATTGCAATGTGTGAAATGGATTATCTTTATATATTGATTGGCTGCAAACACTAACTACTCTGTTAATTTTACAAAATTATTTCGAACCAACATGTTCAGTCAGAGCAGCATGTGTTCACCAGGTGCCTTCCAAGCAAAAACTATGTCTGAAGACGCAGCAAGTAGCAAAATGTTTGCAAGTTCTGATGAGAGAATGCTAATATGTAACTGGTCTTAGTAATCATGGATACTTGTAGGTGTTCTCCTGAGTATTGAGTTTTGATTTCTGTTAAATCACAAAATTGCATCGTGAATCTTTTTTGTATTGTTTGATCATGAACAATTCACTACTCTATTAATATGTTCAATCGGAGCATTACTGTTGTGTCGAGTGGTTATGAATTGTGTTCCAAACAAACAATAAGCCTGACGACGCAAGAAGCAAATGGTGATTGAAATATGAGATGAGGAAATGCTAATGTGTAGCTGGTCTTGCAACCTCAGATTGGATGCTTTTTGATTTTTAGATCAAAACTTCAGATTGGATGATGAGGACTGTTGGTACAAGATATGCTCACTGGATTGAGATTTTCTTCCTCACATCAGCCTAAAGAGAGAGCTGTGATGTTCCACAAAGCACAAGGTGTATCTAATATTTTTGTTGTTGGCTACAAGCCTTATGACATATTCTGAATTCAGGTTTACTAATCAATGGGCATTGCAGCCATAAGAACTGCATTTTAAGCAGGTCGCTTTTTTTTTCAGCACACCATCATGAGCGAACAATACTAATATTTAAGTGATCACTTTTCCCTGTCTTCACTCCCTCCAATAAGTTCCCATGTTCCACAAAGTTAACGCTAAATCCACTGAATTCTTATAGTTCATAGAGAAACTCTCGGATTACATAGGTGTGTATGATGCCACATGAATATCTAACATGCTGACAGTCTCAGTCATAAGGACACTACAAAATCTCGACAGCTTGTATGACAATTGCTCATCCGAGGAAGTTCATGATCACCAGGTGGAGCACCAGATTGCACAGGACGAAATCAGCAAAGGCCCTTTCCGGGGGAAGATCCTGCACATGATGTTTTGATACACAATGTTATGCCGGAATCCAAAGAATCATTTGACATACAAATAACAGTGGAAGTAGAGTTACCTTGAATTCCTTGTTGTCCTTGTTGACTTGAATACGGAGGCAAACTGCAAAAATATTGACAGTTGTATTATTTATCCTGGAGACAGGGAAGGGGGAATAGAATCGGGAGGGGTAAAAAAGAAAGAAATCCCTACCACCAAGCACTGCAGTTCCGATGCACGACAGGACACCAGACAGGAAAGAGTTGAAGGGGAATGACCCAACTATTCCCATGTAAACGACCTGTTTTGCCACATACAAGAGCATTTCAGCAGTTTGCAGATGGCTCTGCTCTACCATGTGAAGCCTTATATCAGAACATTTTCAGTTCAACACAAGGCTAATGGTCAGTCAGTAGGAAGAAGTGCTCAGATGAAACTTGCATTGAAACTAAGAATCTGGCTAGTCGACACATATCACACCTTCTAGGATAATCACAGTTCCATCTGTAAAATTGGGCATTGAGAGTCACACAGTTGCATAGTACTTGCTACCCATGATATCTACGCCGCCTACACATATCGGATGCAAGCTGACTAAGGTAAGTCAGATTTTTCAGAGTTGGTACCTACTCCggccgtcccaaaataagtgtctcaactttgcactagctttagtacaaagttgtaccaagggtaagacacttattttgggacggaggtagtattatGCGGCTGGTAGCATACAGAAAAACCAAAACTGAGAAATGTGGTATAACAAACACACAAGATTATATGTGCCGTCGAATTAATCAGTATGCTACACTACACCAGCACTTCTCCATCCCAAATCAGTGCTAGCTTCTGTGTTCCTGGGCAAAGCGTCGAAAATTACCTGAACCAGGGCAGTGGCCACGGCGAAAACCACGTACAGGTCAATGATCTGCAGAACACAGGAATTCGGTCAGTAACCCGGCAGTCGCCAGTGGCAGAGGAGAAAAAAATTACTATGTAGTGGGGAAAGAAACTGAAAATCACCTTGAGATTCGTGGGCGTGGCGGCGTAGGCCTTGGTGAGGGACTGGACCAGGAGCTTGGCGTCCCCCGCGGCCTTCGGCATCCTTGCTTCCCCGCGAGCCCCAACTCCGCTTCGAGCTGGTAGATCAGAGTTCGAGGAATCAGATCAGATCACGGCGGAGGGAGGATGGACAGCACGGCTGCCAGATCCGGACCCGGCCGGCGGCCCGCGCGGTCCgggaggggaagggggaggaggatcTTGAACCCTGGGGCGAGGGCGAGAGagatctgcgggagggagggggagaCTGACCTGTGctgtgaagacgacgacgacgcgcaGATTCAGAGGTGAGAACTGCGAGCTCCGGCAGCTTTGAGATTTCTTTCCTGGGGTGGGTTTATTGCGCCGATGAGAGTGGATGGGGCCGATTTCCGGGCCCGAACGGCCCTGCAACCTTGAGCCCATTGATACCGaagtgttttttttttcttcttcccttGACCGCCCTCAACAGTGACAATGAGTTCCTACaaaatcctcaaaaaaaaaatgTGCTCCTCAAAAAAATGTGCTCAAGCGCGGTGTGTCGTGACAGCTCGGGCAACGTCCAGGGCCGAACGACACTAGATGCCCGGCCGCGCCGGTGTTGCCGAGGGGTCTGCACCGCAAAGATTGGCACGGGTTCTCCGGGGACGTTCTGTAGTCCCTCCGTCGggaaatacttgtcgtagaaatggatacaattggatgtatctagaactaaaatacgtctagatagatccatttcttggacaagtattttcgaacggaggaagtactttgtAAGAAGGGACTCCGTGTACCTATGGTTCTATCACCCCAAGAAAGTGAATCAAGGTCGAGAGAGTTCGACGCTATGTACTATCTTCAAGAACTTTAGTGAGTACATCAGATGGGGCTAATCAGATGCTTCTGATCGGCTCGGGGACTTGAAGGACCTCAGGGGTAGGGTGAATTTAGCTACTTCGGGCAGGTGATAGTCGATATGTAGCACCTTTCCTATTTTGCGATGAATTCAACAACTCAGTAGTCGTGTTTTTCATGAAGCCTCATATTCCCTAATTGAATCCACAATCTTTATCTTTTTCTCTAGCATGGTTCTTGGCTCTAGACTAGCAATTATCATTTCCTCATCACTACCATATTGGTCGAAGGAGGAATTGTTTCAACCGGGAGGCTTTCGAATGTGTTGTTGCTTCGGTGGTGATGGAGCAATATATATGCATACGGCATTAATTCCTAGCATGGTTTAAGTTGGTTCTTGTATATATGCCATTATATATGTACCAATTATGTGTTACCATTTAGTAGTTATTTACTAGAATGGTGTGAATTGTAGCGTACGAATCATGGATGAATGCCGCTATGTTGTATTGACTAGAATGCAAGTAGATACTTTACTAGAGACTTATTGTGCATCTCTCACGCACTCGATTGAGTCATTCTTTGTAAAGACCGCAACCTGATCACAACCCATAGACTATACACGCATGGTTATCTTAAATTAAAGCATGAATAAGTCATGGTTCAAACATCTAGGAAATGATATATACAAATAATTGAGTAACATATACATATTTCAACCAGCGTAGTGTAGACAATCAACATATAATTTTTGTGCACAAGGTTTCACAATACCATATGATGTATGTAATTTTGTTCTCTTGTATATTCTTATGTTTCGTCAAAACAATCAATCCTGGATAGGAAAGAAGACAAAAGGTTTTTCATTTGTATTACAAAATGTAATGATCGGTGATGAATATAACACACTTCTTCGTGATATTCACTACAATATGCAAGCGAGGTGCATACAAGAATACACgtgatagcatgtgcaagaattgTGCATGTCGCACCGTGAAGATGATTGGATGACCTAAGGGCACAGAAAAACAAATGGATGTCTCGTTTCTGATGCCTTTGGTTACCTAAAGCTTTAGGCTATGTGGtaatgatgttgtttttgacaaATTGAAGATTTCCACTCATTTACGGGCTATGTTCATCTCCGTCAATCATCTATGAGCTTTGTTTACATTGCAGTTATAGGAGCATCATGAGTACGTTCTGCTAACGACATCAGCTCGGAGCAAGCTTTCAATGGCTTTTATATCCGAACATGGTTTATGGTTTAGCAATGAATTATAGTACCTAAGTTTTCATTGTGTTGGTAGCTTGTTATTTTTGTTTCGTTTTTTAGACTAGTTATACTTCCTAATTACTCACGTGTGTGCACCATCAACTGTGGATACATGGATACTAGTTCTTTGACATCTTAAAAAATGACTACCacaactttttttgttttcttttgttcatTTGTACTGAGATCCTCATGGTTCTCAGATCATGGCGGAGGGAGGATGGACAGCACGGCTCCCAGATCGGGACCCGGCCGGCGGTccgggagaggagggggagagtgcagGGTGGGACGCGGGAGGATCTTGAACCCTGGGGCGAGGGCGAGAGAGATCTACGGGAGGGAAGGGGGAGACTGACCTGTGCTGTGAAGACGACAATGCGCAGATTCAGAGGCGAGAATTGCGAGCTCTGGTAGCTTTGGGAGGGGTTGGTTTATTGCGCCGATGAGAGTGGTGGATGGGGCCGATTTCCGGGCCCAAACGGCCCTGCAACTTTAGCCCATTGTTACCCTCAACAATGACAATGTGTCCCTAAAAAAACGTGCTCAAGCGCGGTGTGTCGTGATAGCTCGGGCGACTTCCAGGGCCCAACGACACTAGATAGTGAGTGCTAGGTACATCTATTCGATGGACAAGTTTGGGACAACcgtttccggatggagggagtagtttgtaaGAAGGGACTCGTGTTTCTATGGTTCCGTCACCCCAAGAGAGTCAGTCAAGGTCGAGGGAGTTCAGCGCTGTGTACAAACTTCAAGGTCTTCGGTGAATACATCAGATTTGGCTAATCAGATGTTTCTGATCGGCTCATGAACTTGAAGGACTTCAGGGGTAGGGTGAATTTAGCTGCGTCGGGTAGGTGATAGTCGATATGTAGCACCCTTCCTATTTTGCGATGAAATCGACAACTCAGTGGTCCTGGTTTTCCTGAAGCCTCATATTCCCTAATTGAATCCACAACCTTTATCTTTTTCTCTGCCATGGTTCTTGGCACTAGAGTAGAAATTATAATTTCCTCATCACTAACGTATTGGTAGCAGGAAGAATTGTATCAACTGGTGGGCTTTTGAGTGTGTTGTTGCTTCGGTGGTGATGGAGCAATATATATGCATACCGCATTAATTCCTAGCATGGTTTAAGTTGGTTGTTGTATACATGCCGTTATATATGTACCAATTATGTGTTATCAGTTAGTAGTTATTTACTAAGATGGTGTGAGTTTTAATGTACGAATCATGGATGAATGCCGCTATATTGTATTGACTGGAATGCAGGTAGATACTTTACTAGAGACATATTGTGCATCTCTCACGCACTCGATCGAGTCATTCTTTGTAAAGACCGCAACCTGATCACAACCCATAGACTATACACACGCATGGTTATCTTAAATTAAAGCATGAATAAGTCATGGTTCAAACATCTAGGAAATGATATATAGAAATAATGGAGTAACATATACATATTTCGACCAGAGCAGTATAGACAATCAACATATAATTTTTGTGCACAAGGTTTCACAATACCATATGATGTATGTAATTTTGTTGTCTTGTATATTATTATGCTTCTTTAAAACAATCAATCCTGGATAGGAAACAAGCTAGAAGGTTTTTCATTTGCGTTACAAAATGTAATGATCGGTGATGTATATAACATGCTTCTTCGTGATATTCACTACAATATGCAAGTGAGGTGCATACAAGAATATACGTGATAGCATGTGAAAGAATTGTGCACGTCGCACCATGCAGATGATTGGATGACCTAAGGGCACAGAAAAACAAATGGATTTGTTTCTGATGCCTTTGGTTACCTAAAGCTTTAGGCTATGTTGTAATGATGTTGTGTTTGACAAATTGAAGATTTCCACTCATTTGCGGGCTATGTTCATCTCCGTCAATCATCTATGAGCTTTGTTTACATTGCAGTTATAGGAGCATCATGAGTACGTTCTGCTAACGACATCAGCTCGGAGCAAGCTATCAATGGCTTTTATATCCGAACATGGTTTATGGTTTAGCAATGAATTATAATACCTAAGTTTTCATTGTGTTGGTAGCCTGTTCTTTTTGTTTCGTTTTTGAGACTAGCTATACTTCCTAATTACTCATGTATGTGCACCATCAGGTGTAGATACATGGATACTAGTTCTTTGACATATTAAAAAATGACTACCActgctttttttgttttcttttgttcatTTGTACCGAGATCCTCATGGTTCTCTAGTTCCTTGGTTTGGTTACAAAAGTGTGTGTCCGTTCTTACAGCTTCTATGATGCTACATCGAGAAAGATGATCCCGTATATATAAGCACATCCACAAGATACATTGtctcttcatatatatatatataagtgtgTGCCTGTGCCCCAAACCTAGTATGTGGCTCGGTTGGGGACTCTGGCTTTAGTTGTTAGGCTTTGATGCGTTGTCTGTTTAGTATTTCACTGGTACAGCGTGCTGCTATACagacgatttttaacccctttccgcgatggcattttaaaccgtcccacatgacccagaaaccgtcgggataGGGTGTGGGAATGCATATGTTCCCACATGACCCATGAATTTAGCTGCGCCAGGTAGGTGACAGTCGATATGTAGCACCCTTCCTATTTTGCGAGTAACACTACACTGTCGTGGACGTGTTTTTCCTGAAGCCTCATATTCCCTAATTGAATCCACGATCTTTATCTTTTTTTTGTGCCACGCTTCTTGGCTCTAGACTAGAAATTATCATTTCCTTCACTAACATATTGGTAACAGGAAGAATTGTATCAACCGGTAGGCTTTCCAGTGTGTTGTTGCTTCGGTGGTGATGGAGCAATATNNNNNNNNNNNNNNNNNNNNNNNNNNNNNNNNNNNNNNNNNNNNNNNNNNNNNNNNNNNNNNNNNNNNNatatatatatatataagtgtgTGCCTGTGCCCCAAACCTAGTATGTGGCTCGGTTGGGGACTCTGGCTTTAGTTGTTAGGCTTTGATGCGTTGTCTGTTTAGTATTTCACTGGTACAGCGTGCTGCTATACagacgatttttaacccctttccgcgatggcattttaaaccgtcccacatgacccagaaaccgtcgggataGGGTGTGGGAATGCATATGTTCCCACATGACCCATGAATTTAGCTGCGCCAGGTAGGTGACAGTCGATATGTAGCACCCTTCCTATTTTGCGAGTAACACTACACTGTCGTGGACGTGTTTTTCCTGAAGCCTCATATTCCCTAATTGAATCCACGATCTTTATCTTTTTTTGGTGCCACGCTTCTTGGCTCTAGACTAGAAATTATCATTTCCTTCACTAACATATTGGTAACAGGAAGAATTGTATCAACCGGTAGGCTTTCCAGTGTGTTGTTGCTTCGGTGGTGATggagcaatatatatatatatatatatatatatatatatatatatatatatatatatatatatatatatatatatatatatatatatatataggatggcagtttgggacacctaggtgtCCAAGGCTCCTTGCCTTTCCACCATTTGATTGCATTTAGATGCGTGCTATTGTGATAGGTATATAAGTTAATCGGCCAATTCATTAGTAACTGCCAATTCTGAAATAATTAGATTTGGAAACAATTATGACGTGTATCATTTAATGGATGTCATTAAACACGCCATGCATGGTACCATATCTGTAGAAGGAAAAAATACTAAACATTAGGTATACGAATATTTATTTCATACATGTATGAGTTCATTTACCTGTTAGATTTTATACATATATATCGAGAATATTTTGTATGTACGTATTAGATTTTTATCTATGTATATACCCAGAATATTTATTATGTACCAATTAGATTAGGTCTGTACGGATTCGTTTATTTGGTACACACTCATTAGATTTTTTTAGTATCTATATACCTAGAATATTTAGTATGTAACGCATTATATTTTTTGTGTAGGTGTACACCTAGAATATTTAGTATGTAACGCATTATATTTTTTGTGTATGTATACACCTAGAATATTTAGAACCTTTCAATTAGATTTTTGTGTATGTATATACCCAAATTACGCAATATATTTTCTTGCGTGGGTATATGTACGTAGGGAAAAAATCATGCGTGTGTATCATACCCAGAATATTTAGTACGTACGCATTAGATATTTACCTTATTTTTATACCCAGAATATTTAGTACGTACGCATTAGTTTTTTTTCCTATGTATATACCTAGAATATATAGCACATACCAATTAGATTAGATATCTACGGATTCGTTTATTTGACACACACTCATTAGATTTTTTAGGAGGTATATACCTAGAATATTTGGTATGTAAAGCATTATATTTTTTGTATATATATACCCAGAAAATTTAGTACGTATCCATTAGATGCTTGTGTATGTACATACCCAGAGTACGCAATATATTTTCTTGCGTGCGTATATGTACGTAGGAAAAAATCATGCGTGGATATCATATATTTGTACAAGTAAAAAAATAATTAGGATTATACTTTATATTATTTGGTCATCTTAATTTGTATAGAAATATTCGCAGTTAAAAGTGTGACCTGGCCTTAAGTTAAAAAAAATACTAGATACCTTGAAAAATTAAATTTTAGAAAAATGAATAAGAATATCCTTAATATACATACAAACCTTTGGGATGACATTAATTACATATTTTTTCATATCCGATACCTTAAAAAATGACAATGTATATACGTATGCTTTTTGTTTGGAAATGAATCATATAAGGAAACCAGTAGTATATTAATTTTTTGGAAAGCAATTATCGTTGTAGTGCATGCAAACAAAATTTGGAAGGTTACTATGTCAAATATGACTTGCTATACTAGGacctaggtgcccaggcacctaggtgccctacataatttacctatatatatatatatatatatatatacacacacacacacacaacattaATTTTTATCATGGTTTAAGTTGGTTGTTGGATATATGACATTATTTATGTACCAATTTTTTGATCAGTTAGTAGTAATTTACTAACATGGTGTGACTTTTAATGCACAAATCATCTATAACACTAAGCTCCCCAATTTTAAAGAGCCCACATTCAATTAAGGTCTCCAATTGAGATTAGGCCATCCGATTTTGACATGGTGAACAATTTCTCAAAGCTTTCTCATTCAATTTTGTTATACTACACACTATGCTCCTTAGTTTTTGAGGCCTCAAAATTAATCCATGTCTTCAATTTAGAATTGGTTCAACTCGATTTTGACAGGGCCAACAATACTAATCTCCCTAATTTTTAAGGCTTCACAATCAATTGAGGTCTCCAATTGGAATTGGTTCACccaattttgaccgggtcaacgaTTTCTCAAACCTCTCTCATTTATTTCTTTTTATACTATACACTATGCTTCATAACTTTTAAGGCACCACAATTAATTGATATCTTCAATTTAGAATTGGGTCACTCGATTTTGACCGTGTCAGCAATTTCCCAAGGAGCTCTCCCATTCAATTATTTTAATTCACTATGTTCCCTAATTTTGAAGCTCTTTCATTCCATTCAGTTATTCAATTTTAGATTTGGTTTACTATTTTGATCGGGCCAATGTTTTTTTAAATCAATCTCACGCATCCTCCCACCATCTAGAAAAAAGAAATGGCACCATCTGATACTGCAACACTAATATAGTACATGCATCCACTGACGCAGAAATTGCCCCACATAAATATGGGTTTATTAGTGAATAACACAGAATCACACCGCGAAAGGCCCACCAAATCATCGTGTTATAAAAAAAGAACTCCATCATCTCCCTGCCCCGCCAAACTAAATATTTCATCAATTCGaaaatataaggggtattagtTTTTTGGAAAGTTAAATTCCTTTAACTTTGACAAAGTTTAGAGACAAAAATATCGACAAccacaatattaaacaaaataatatagaaattcatttcatgatgaatctaattatATCAATTTGTTATTATAGATTTTGATATATTTATCTagaaatttgatcaaacttaaaaatGTTTGAATTTACAAAACAGTAATACACCTTGTATTTTGAAATAGAGTGGGTATTTTTTTAAGATACCCAACAACATCAATGGCGCAACAAAGTGCACCCAACCCTTATAGTCATGGATGAATGCCACTATCTTGTATTGGCTGGAATGCAATTAGATAATTTACTAGAGAATTATTGTGCATCTCTCACGGACTTAATCGAATCATTCTTTGTAAAGACAGCTACCTGATCACAACCCATAGCTATACATGCATGTATCTTAAATTAAAACCTGAATAAGCCATGGTTCAAACATCGGTGAAATGATATATTGAAATAATAAGCAACGGAAACATACTTCGACCAGAGTAGTATAAATAATTGACATGTAATTTTCGTGCAAAAGGTTTCACAAAACCATAAGATGTATGTCATTTTTTATCACTATATATTCTTatgtttcatcaatataatcaatcCTTGATGGGAAACAAGATGGCACATACTAGTACCAAAAAGCAAGTTCTAGGCTATTGTGTTCGACAATGTGTTTGAAATAATCAATGTCGAATCATGGAGGATTCGACATTGTGTTCAATCATCAAGATTTTTGGTGGATACATCAAAGGTTGCTAATAGATTTTCGATTGGATTAGAAATGATAATGACGGTAGGGGAAGGGTAAATCTAGCTGCGCTAGATAGGTGATACTAGATATGTAGCACCCTTCCTATTTTGCAACGGACTCTAGGAAGCAGAGTTTGTGTCCTTCCTAAGCCTCATATTCCCTAATTGAATCTAGGATCTCTATCATTTTCTCTACCATGGTTCTTGGCTTTAGATAGAAATTATTATTTCCACCTCAGATATTGGTATCAAGAAGAAGTGCATCAACGAGTAGGCTTTCGAGTGTGTTG from Triticum aestivum cultivar Chinese Spring chromosome 4A, IWGSC CS RefSeq v2.1, whole genome shotgun sequence harbors:
- the LOC100682442 gene encoding dolichyl-diphosphooligosaccharide--protein glycosyltransferase subunit DAD2; translated protein: MPKAAGDAKLLVQSLTKAYAATPTNLKIIDLYVVFAVATALVQVVYMGIVGSFPFNSFLSGVLSCIGTAVLGVCLRIQVNKDNKEFKDLPPERAFADFVLCNLVLHLVIMNFLG